The DNA sequence CTtacagagctcagcagggaaTAACATCCAACCCTGCCATCAAGATGGTGGCCATCTGGGTCTTAGCATTCCTCCTGTACTGCCCAGCCATCCTGTTTTGGGAGCACGTGGCTGGACACAGCGTGGTAGCGGTGGATCAGTGCTACGCCGAGTTCTTCAACAACTGGTACTTCCTGCTGTGTGCATCCACCCTGGAGTTCTTTGTGCCGCTGCTCTTGGTGACCTACTTCAACGTGCACATCTTGCACAGCATCCAGCGGTGCCAGCGGCGTGGCAGCGTGCAGGACTGTGAgcctcccaggagcagcagcctgtcCTGGAGGTTCTGTGGCTTGCCGAGGCCAGGAGCATCATCTCCTTCGTCAGAAGCAGAGGACAGTGTTTCTTCTTCCATGAGACCAAAGAAAGAGTCTTTGGGAATTGACTGCTCATCTCCATCCAGAGACAATTCTGTAACCCCAGAAAATGacttttctgtttcctgctgtGCAAAGACCAGATCAAAACTGCAGCGGGACAAGAAAATAGCGAAGTCTCTTGCCATAATTGTCTGTGTGTTTGCCATTTGCTGGGCCCCATACTCTTTATTAATGATTATCCGTGGGCCCTGCCAGGGAACTTGTGTCCATAACTTCCTGTATGAAGCAACCTTTTGGCTTTTGTGGATCAATTCCTCTTTGAACCCATTTCTTTACCCTCTCTGCCATGTTAAATTTCGAATggcttttctgaaaatattatgTCACAAAAAGTTTGCAACACTGAGGTCAGGTTCTTTttagaaggaagaagaaaaattaagttCAAGAGGAGCTGGATGAGGGATGTAAGTAGGCACTGTTTGAAATTAGATTTAGTCTTTTCCAGGAGATTAAACTAGTTGCAAAATTCTAAATAAGCCTTCTGTGAAATATCCGCCTGCAGGCAAATGTGCATGACCAAGATTTGTGTACTTTTTCCAGCTATTTGAATTGGTAATTTAAAGGCTATTGCCTCTGTCTGACTTTTCAGAGTAGTCTATCCAAATTATCTTAATTCTGATTGTAATTGAAAATGTTGTCTTCAATTGAAGTACCTCATATATTTGTGTTCACAGGTGACATTagttaaaaatacaataaagtTGTATATTACCCATAGGGTCAATAGTATTCTAAAGTTGCTATGTTCTCTCTTCTACCTCTTTTGAACAATTTGCATTTAGAACCTGTTTTTTTGCCTATATGAAACATTGAATGAAGTTATGATTTTTGTTGCCAGGTATATAGCAGAATTACTTCCTTTCACAAAAGGTTTTTGGCCATCAGAAGCAAATAGGAACTACTTTCAAAAACTTGGATGTATGTGTTCACTGCAGAAGGGCATTGCTCACTATATTTGCTCAGATGCAGCAGTAGAGAATTCAGGTGTGCAAAGCATTTATGTGGATGTCCAGCTATTCTGCAAAAAACCAGCCTTCTTCAGATGTAGTTTTGAGAGATCATAGAAAAAGAAGTATTTGTGCTTACCCCTTGTGGGGGAAAATCCAGTTCTGTTTCTGTTACAAGTCCTCAGCTGGAGGCTGTGATAAATGGTATATTTCTTACACACTGTGTAaggctgtgtttgtttttctgcatgagCCAGGAAAATGGCTGTCCTAGATGGCTGCCTGTAGTATGTGTGGTGAGAACTGAGAGAGCTTGGATGTGAACTTCTTTCAGTACACACTTTCCGTACTGTTAAGGATTATTTACTTTCATGGCTCTGGAATTACCAGGTATTAACTCCCTTACTAAATAAACAGGTGTAACTTTAAAATGtaaacaatttattttcatcaCACAGTCAGTAAGTATAAGGCTagaaaataaatggaagaaTGAAAACTAAAGAAATGTGAGAGGTATTTGGTGtccattttatcttttttttttttttgtgtatatTCATATATGATATTAGTGTATTTTACTTAATCTTCTGAATGTTCTTCTAGGCTGAACTACCATTTAATCACAATTATATGTTTTGCTATACTATATGAGAATTTATACTCTTCTATTTATACAAATTACACATGTATTCAGCAGCGTAAGAGGTATTGTCTCTCAAATATGAGATGAGAAGTCTAATATTCAATACAAACTACTTTGAAGAGCTCTTTTTTTGCATTTGCTATAAGATTTTGGCCAGTGAGTTGGGCTAGTAATTACTGCTAGAAGTCAGCATTTGTGCATCTCCAAAGCATGTCAGAACACAAAACACAAGAGCCACCACACCCACCTGTTTTCTCTAAGCGCAGCACGTACCAGTCTTTCACCTGCAAAGTTCTGTCATTCTTTTAAAATGCAACTTGTAAAGTCAGTAGTGTTGAACACGTGCAAATAGATCCTTCTTTGTCAGCATTTAGAGCAAATCCTCCTTAAAGTTTATAAGACATACTTTTTGACTGTGTCAGCAATACAGAGTTAAAGATTTCATTCTGGTTAGCTTAtcaaaaagatatttttgaaaTTTAGCTATTTCCATATGTAGATAAGGACGCATAATCTTATATCTATGACatgttacattttttttctgttcttcctcttccttgctcccatcttttgctttcttctggTACCAGCCCGGTCTCTGCCACAGCTCTTTGGTACTGGATACAAGAGCTGAGTGCTGGCATCAACAGAGATTTATTtatattgtatttatttatattttattttatttatgaattctgcagcagtgccctgtgcaAAGCCAAGAAAAGGCAAGTTGAGGTTAGTTGATATGGAGGACAGGCTTAGGTGCTCTGAGGGGCAGTGAAACACCTGGTTCTGCCTCCATTTGGGCTGAGTTGACATGTTAGAAGTTGTCAAAATAAACACTCTAACAGCACTGTGCTTCTAGGTGCAAATGTGGTTTTAGAGGCATGGGCAGATATTTCAGTAGTACCTCTGGCTTACTTTTGTCAGCTTTTGCAATTGTAGTGGGAAACAAGTTGTAGATGTAGTTGATCTTCTCTCCCTCACTTTTCCTGAGCTACTGCTAGTAGGATAGAGTAGTCAGAAAGAAGCTGGTGGGAGAGCAAAATGGACTTTGTTTAGGTGAGGGGCTGGATTAGCCTCTTTATTCTTCTGATGTATTTCCAGCAGAGAAAGGTACAGAATCATAGCATTGATActatggtttggattggaagggatctttAAGATCATCTGTATGTgagcaggaacaccttccactagagagggttgctcaaagccccatccagcctggccttgaacacttccagggatggggtatccacaacttctctggacaacccatgtcagtgcctcaccacccttgaatttattcctaatatctaatatctaatctaaacctgccctctttcagtttgaagccattgcTTCTTGTCCTATCACCACATGCCCTTATAAAAAGTccatctccagctctcttgtagccCCCTTTGGGTACTGGAAGGCTGTTTCAAGGTCTCTCTGGAGCTGAGCAACCTTCTCCAaactgaacaaccccaactcaCTCAGCCTGTTTTCATAGGAAAGGTGTTCCAGTTCTGTGATAATCTTTGTatccctcctctggacctgcttCAACATGTCAATATCCTTCTTATATCAGGGACCCCAGTGCTGGATACTgaactccaggtggggtctcacaagaTCTCTGTACATTGTACCGCCTACCTTTCATCCAGGCTGTGAAAGCACTTGGAATTGCCATGGGAAGGGTTTAGACCAAGAAGACTCTTGTGGACAGTGAGTCCTTGTGGGAGCTGCGCGAGTAAGCTGCATTGCTGGCCTAAGTGATGCTTTCATGCTGATGGC is a window from the Passer domesticus isolate bPasDom1 chromosome 1, bPasDom1.hap1, whole genome shotgun sequence genome containing:
- the LOC135309312 gene encoding histamine H3 receptor-like yields the protein MHNSTTEIPPTAATCNETWPTQSPSSEFSLGVLVLLAFLMVLLCLVTILGNMLVILAFVMDRNLRHRSNYFFLNLAVSDFAVGVFCMPLYIPYSLTGKWHLGRGICKLWLVMDYLLCTASVFNIVLISYDRFLSVTKAVSYRAQQGITSNPAIKMVAIWVLAFLLYCPAILFWEHVAGHSVVAVDQCYAEFFNNWYFLLCASTLEFFVPLLLVTYFNVHILHSIQRCQRRGSVQDCEPPRSSSLSWRFCGLPRPGASSPSSEAEDSVSSSMRPKKESLGIDCSSPSRDNSVTPENDFSVSCCAKTRSKLQRDKKIAKSLAIIVCVFAICWAPYSLLMIIRGPCQGTCVHNFLYEATFWLLWINSSLNPFLYPLCHVKFRMAFLKILCHKKFATLRSGSF